From Dehalobacter sp. 12DCB1:
TGCCCATAAACCAAAGATGATTGTGGGTGGAGCGAGTGCTTACCCTCGCTTAATCGATTTTAAACGAATCAGAGAAATTGCCGATGAAGTTGGTGCTTACGTGATGATTGATATGGCGCATATTGCAGGTCTGGTGGCAGCCGGTCTTCATCCGAGCCCCGTTCCCTATGCGCATTTTGTAACCAGCACAACCCATAAGACGTTAAGAGGACCAAGAGGCGGGCTTATTCTCTGTAAAGAGGAATTCGGGCCAAAGATCGATAAAGCGATATTCCCTGGAATTCAGGGCGGCCCACTGATGCATGTGATTGCAGCCAAGGCCGTGGCTTTTGGTGAAGCTCTTCTACCGGGATTTGTTGAATATCAGCAGCAGATTTTGCAAAATGCCCAGGCCTTAGCCAAAGGATTTCTGGCAAGAGGGTTCCGTTTGGTTTCAGGTGGTACGGACAACCATCTACTGCTACTGGATGTCAGAAGCAAGGGGCTGACTGGCAAAGAAGCCGAAACACGGTTGGACAGTGTTGGCATTACCGTGAATAAAAATACGATCCCGTTTGATCCTCAGAGTGCCAATGTAACGAGCGGTATCCGGATCGGTTCGCCTGCGGTCACGACCAGAGGGTTGAAGGAAGCTGAGATGGATCTGATCGCCGAAGCGATTGACCTGACCTTGAGTACGGCCAGCGATGCTTCGAAAACTGCCCGGGCCGAAGCAATTGTCGAGGATATTTGCGGAAGATTTCCCTTGTATAAGTAAGCTAACCTGGGAGGAGCAAATAATAATGGGAAATGTCTACATCTCGAATCATCCTTTGATTGAGCATAAACTCAGATTAATTCGCGATAAAAATACGAGCTCGAAAGAATTCCGGGACCTGATTGAGGAAGTAGCCATGCTGATGACGTATGAAGTCACCAAAGACTTCCCACTGGAGGAAATCGAGGTTCAGACGCCGCTGGCTACAGCCAAGGCCAAAAGAATATCTGGCCGGAAAGTTGTTTTGGTTCCGATCCTGAGGGCAGGCCTAGGAATGATGGACGGGATGCTTAAGATCATACCTAATGCCAGGATCGGCCATATTGGTCTCTGCCGGGATCATGAGACCGTTCAGCCGGTGGAGTACTATTTTAAGATGACCTCAGATTCCAGGGAAAGAGATATTATTTTGATTGATCCAATGCTTGCCACAGGAGGTTCAGCTTCTGCAGCGATTTTTTCCATTAAGAAGCGTGGTGCCAGAAGTATTAAACTTGTTTGTTTGATAGCAGCACCAGAGGGTATAAGCGTTGTCCAGGAAAATCACCCGGATGTCGATATCTACGTTGCGGCTGTCGATCAATGCTTAAACGAGTCCGCCTATATCATTCCGGGACTCGGAGACGCAGGGGACAGACTGTTTGGAACGAAAGGATAACAACAGGGAAGAAACAGAAAATGAACAGGAAAAGATCCTAACAGATATAATGACAGTAGCGTCTGGTACGAGTATACTAAAAATAGAGAATTATCTTGGCAGACAAAAATTAGTGGACTTTTTTAGCAAAGGAAAGCGGAATGCGGGGAGTAGTGTGATGAAAAACCAAACTAGGCCAGCGTGGGACGAATATTTCCTTGATCTTGCCCGGCTGGTGGCCAGGCGGTCGACCTGCTTAAGGCGCAATTACGGTGCAGTGATTGTCAAAGACAATATTATTGTTAGCACGGGTTACAATGGTGCTGCCAGAGGGGAGCCCAACTGCATTGACATCGGGGAATGTGTCAGGGAACGGTATAATATTCCCAAAGGGGAAAGATATGAGTTATGTGTGGCGGTTCACGCTGAACAAAATGCGATTATTGCCGGTGATCCCGTAAAAATGCAGGGAGCCACAATCTACATATCCGGCTATGAATTTGATGGGGAACAAGCATCAGGGGAACCCTGCCTGTTGTGCCGGAGAATGATTAAAAATGCGATGATTAAACGGGTTGTCTATCTTGATGAAAACGGTAAAAAAAAGAATATTCGCTTCGAGACAAGCGAGTAATAAACCATAGGATGATGGAGCTGTATGCGAATAGTTCACACAAACTATTTGCATCATTTTTTACTCTCGGTTATTTATTCCATATTAGGTAGCGTGCCACGATTCCAGTATCAGGTAGAGCATGGGACGGGACAGAAGCATGAAGGCGTTTAGATAGCCTTTATCTCTAATAAATGGCAAAATAAAGACAATTATAGTTGTATATATTTGCGAAAAATGTCTTGGGCGTGTATAATATTTAAGATTAAAGGTCTTTGAAGTACGCATTCAGGCATTGCCCAACAGTGAGGGAAATATTGTGGAATTGAAGCAACGAAAATATAAGGTCATGACTGTATTTGGAACCAGACCTGAGGCTATTAAGATGGCACCTCTCGTAAAAGCATTAGAAAAACAAGATGGCGTTGAAAGCCTGGTCGTTGTTACTGCCCAGCATCGTGAGATGCTGGATCAGGTTGTTAAACTCTTTGACATTATACCTGATTATGATCTTGATTTAATGAAGCATGGACAGACCCTGACCGCCCTTACCACTGGAGTGCTGACAGGAATGGATGAGATATTGCTTAAGGAAAAACCGGATTTGATTTTGGTACAAGGGGATACTACAACTACTTTTGCGTCAGCCCTAACAGCTTTTTATCATAAGATCCGGATTGGCCATATCGAGGCTGGCTTGCGAACTGGCCAGAAATATTCTCCTTGGCCAGAGGAAATCAATCGGAAACTTACCAGCAGTTTAACAGACCTGCATTTTGCACCTACCGAAGTATCGAGAATTAATTTGCTGCGCGAAGGGGTCGCCCCGGAGAATATATTTGTTACAGGTAACACAGTAATTGATGCCTTATTAAGTACCGTTAAGACGGAATATCAGTTTGCGGATATAGATTTGAACAAGATCTTACAAGCAAATAAAAATAAACGAATGATCCTAATGACAACGCACCGCCGAGAGAATTGGGGAGAACCCATGCGGCAGATCTATCAGGCGCTGGAGACAGTCCTGAGGGAATTTCCTGATACCTATGTTATATTTCCGATGCATAAGAATCCTACGGTCAGGAAAGTAGTCGGGGAGGTTCTGGGAGGCAATGAAAGAGTCCATTTAATTGAACCTTTGGATTACGAACCCTTTGTAAATCTAATGGCGAAGGCCTATCTGATCTTATCAGACTCTGGGGGGATACAAGAAGAGGCTCCTTCACTGGGCAAGCCCGTTCTAGTGGTCAGGGATACGACTGAACGGCCTGAGGCTGTAGATTCAGGAACCGTATTGCTGGTTGGGACACAATATAAAAAAGTTGTTGAGAGTATTCAGCAGCTATTAACCGACCAGGATGCCTATGAAAAAATGTCTCAAGCGGCAAACCCATACGGGGACGGCAGATCAAGCGCAAGAATCACCCAAATTATTGTTGAAAAATTTTATGATCGTAAGATTTTCAGTATCTGATCACAAAATTTTTCTTATAAAAAACCAAAATAATTAAAAAAATTGCAAAATAAAAACTGATGATTATGTGAAGGAGAGATAATCCTAATTCTAGGCGGCTTTTGACGGCAAGTGCAATTGGCATAAATCTTGCATTATATATTATGTTGTCAACGAAAAACCAAGAGATTTGAGGGAACCAGATGGCTGACAAATTTACAAGTGATGTTGTCAAGTATATGCTATGGGGATCATCAAGTGCCTCTGCTCTTGTTGGCTTGGAAGTAGGAGGATATTTTTTCGGAAATTATTTGGATACTCATTTTGGCACTGACCCTTTATTTAAGGCAGTTTTGATGATTCTAGGTATTTTGTTCAGTATACTATCTCTAATATTAATTTATTTAAAGTTAGGTAAAACGGATGGAAAATAGCAGGTTTATTCAGATTTTGACGGTTATTCTCTGCATTACTGTTTTAATCGTAATATGGCGAACAGAATTTTATCCCCTTGTCGGTTTATTGATCGGCTATTATACGGGCATAATTAATGTTAAGTGGCTACTTAGGGATGCTCGAAAAGCAATGGACAAAGATAAGAAAGCAGCCCTAAAAACATACTACAAAAGCTTAGTATTCAGGTTGGTAATCATTACGTTGGTATTTGCTATTGTTGCAAAGTTCCAACCGGAATGGCTTTATTATGTGGCTATAGGAATGATGATTGGTATTGTTATTCCTATAATTGTAGCAAGGCATCAACTAAGAAAAACGAAAGGTGGTGAAAATTAAATGCATGATACCGTACTATGGGTATTGGGAAATGGCACTTTGCATGCGAAGACTCTGATTATGACTTGGGTCACGATGATACTTCTTTTGGGTTTTGTCTTTCTTTGTAAGCGTAATCTGACAAGTGGGACACCCGGAAAACTTCAAAATCTTTTGGAATGGATCATTGATTTTGTCAGGGGCCTTATCTCTGATAATATGAACTATAAAAAAGGATCGTCATTGCTCGGGTATCTTCTTTCCCTGATTATGTTTGTTTTTTTTGCGAACATGATTGGCTTGATTCCCAATATATTCGCACCCTTACTCGATCACGTACACTTTGCTAGAATCAATGAGATGTTTGGCGGAGCAATTTTCAGTGCGCGAACAACAACGTTTTCGTCGCCAACAGCAGATGTTAATACGACCTTTGCTTTATCTACAATAACGATTGTTTTAGTATTGGTCTATGGACTCAAATATAAAGGTGCGCACTATTTCAAACACTTTCTTGAACCTTATCCGCCTTTTGCGATCCTTCATATTATTGATTTTGTCGCCAAGCCTTTGACCTTAGCTTTCCGACTATTCGGTAATATTTATGCCGGAGAAATCCTGATTGCAGTCATTCTCATGATCCCGGGTATATTTGCCTTCGGTGGAGTTATTCCGATGCCATTCTGGCTTGTTTTCTGCGTATTTATCGCAGTAATCCAATCCTATGTTTTTACAATATTAACGGTGGCCTATGTCGGTCAAGCTATCGAAGAGTCTCACTAACAACGGTATTATTTCAGGGCTAAAAAGAAGCAATCTGAAATCAATAAATACAAAATGAATTTATTTATTTAAGGAGGAAATTTAATATGGATATCACTGCTGCTGCGTTGATAGGGACTGGTATTGCTGCCGCGGGTGCGGCCATTGGAGCTGCTATGGGTAATGGAAACGTTGTTGCTAGCACAATTGATGGGATTGCCCGTCAACCTGAAGCCAGAGGAACTTTAATGAGCACCATGTTTATTGGTATTGCGCTGGTTGAGATTCTTCCCCTCTTGTCCATCATCATGGCTCTGTTAATGTTCTTTACGAAGTCCTAAGGTGTACTTAAGTAAAATGCAACAATTGAATAACGACACCGTATTAATCTACTGCTCAAAATAGAGAGGAGGGGGAATATCGCTTGAATCCCTTCGTAATAGGTCTTACCAATTCGATTGCCTCAACAGCTGCTGCTGGTCCTACGACAAATAGCCCGTTACATTTTGACTACACATACTTTGTTCAGCTTCTTTCATTTTTGCTTTTAGTCTGGATCCTGAAAAAGTTTGCTTGGACACCAATTATGAATATGATGGAAAAACGCCGTCAGGGTATTGAAAATAACTTGGCCCAAGCCGAACAGGAAAGAAAAGAAGCCGAAAGAATCCGGCTGGAATATCAGCAGGAAATGCGTCAGACCCGCCAGCAAGCTCAGGAAATTATTGAGAAGGCTACCAAAAGCAGCGAGCAGCGTGCTGAAGAAATTATTTTGGAAGCTCGTAAGGAAACCGAGAAAATCAAACAGTCAGCCCTTGCCGACATTGAACGGGAACGTGACAGGGCAATTGCTGATGTCAAAGCCCAGGTAGCCGATATGTCCGTAGCCGTTGCTGAAAAAATCATTCGGCAAAAACTGGATATAACGGGTCAGGAAGCTCTCATTGAACAATTTATTCAAGAGGTAGGGGATCGGCCATGTTAAACGGCGCTCTCGCACATCGTTATGCGCAGGCTCTTTTTGAATTAGCTGTTGAGATGTCTGTCCTCGATCAAATCGATAAAGAACTGCATGATTTGGCGGAAACCGTAGCCCAAAATAATGAGCTAAAAGTTTTGCTGAACCATCCCAATATTGAAGCAGAAACCAAAAAGAAGGTTCTGGCGAAGATACTTGATGACACTGTTTCTGACATGACCAGTCATTTTGTTTATCTGTTGATTGATCGCAGGAGACAGAATCTCCTCAGTTTAGTTCAGCGTGAATTTGCACG
This genomic window contains:
- a CDS encoding F0F1 ATP synthase subunit delta, whose amino-acid sequence is MLNGALAHRYAQALFELAVEMSVLDQIDKELHDLAETVAQNNELKVLLNHPNIEAETKKKVLAKILDDTVSDMTSHFVYLLIDRRRQNLLSLVQREFARLANEARNLIEAKVTSATALTPAQEEKLKEMIARSTGKNVRLLSEVNPTLIGGAKLQVGDRVIDGSITTALSKIRDELKKTSLKPQQEVGVN
- the atpB gene encoding F0F1 ATP synthase subunit A; the encoded protein is MHDTVLWVLGNGTLHAKTLIMTWVTMILLLGFVFLCKRNLTSGTPGKLQNLLEWIIDFVRGLISDNMNYKKGSSLLGYLLSLIMFVFFANMIGLIPNIFAPLLDHVHFARINEMFGGAIFSARTTTFSSPTADVNTTFALSTITIVLVLVYGLKYKGAHYFKHFLEPYPPFAILHIIDFVAKPLTLAFRLFGNIYAGEILIAVILMIPGIFAFGGVIPMPFWLVFCVFIAVIQSYVFTILTVAYVGQAIEESH
- the glyA gene encoding serine hydroxymethyltransferase, translated to MDYIQKYLAIQDSEVAKAIELEENRQENKIELIASENFVSRAVMAAQGSVLTNKYAEGYPGKRYYGGCEHVDIVESLARERVKKLFNAEHANVQPHSGAQANTAVYFAMLNPGDTVLGMDLSHGGHLTHGSQVNISGKYFNFIEYGVDKETERIDYDNLHKLALAHKPKMIVGGASAYPRLIDFKRIREIADEVGAYVMIDMAHIAGLVAAGLHPSPVPYAHFVTSTTHKTLRGPRGGLILCKEEFGPKIDKAIFPGIQGGPLMHVIAAKAVAFGEALLPGFVEYQQQILQNAQALAKGFLARGFRLVSGGTDNHLLLLDVRSKGLTGKEAETRLDSVGITVNKNTIPFDPQSANVTSGIRIGSPAVTTRGLKEAEMDLIAEAIDLTLSTASDASKTARAEAIVEDICGRFPLYK
- a CDS encoding dCMP deaminase family protein codes for the protein MERKDNNREETENEQEKILTDIMTVASGTSILKIENYLGRQKLVDFFSKGKRNAGSSVMKNQTRPAWDEYFLDLARLVARRSTCLRRNYGAVIVKDNIIVSTGYNGAARGEPNCIDIGECVRERYNIPKGERYELCVAVHAEQNAIIAGDPVKMQGATIYISGYEFDGEQASGEPCLLCRRMIKNAMIKRVVYLDENGKKKNIRFETSE
- a CDS encoding ATP synthase subunit I, whose amino-acid sequence is MENSRFIQILTVILCITVLIVIWRTEFYPLVGLLIGYYTGIINVKWLLRDARKAMDKDKKAALKTYYKSLVFRLVIITLVFAIVAKFQPEWLYYVAIGMMIGIVIPIIVARHQLRKTKGGEN
- the atpE gene encoding F0F1 ATP synthase subunit C; translated protein: MDITAAALIGTGIAAAGAAIGAAMGNGNVVASTIDGIARQPEARGTLMSTMFIGIALVEILPLLSIIMALLMFFTKS
- the atpF gene encoding F0F1 ATP synthase subunit B; translated protein: MNPFVIGLTNSIASTAAAGPTTNSPLHFDYTYFVQLLSFLLLVWILKKFAWTPIMNMMEKRRQGIENNLAQAEQERKEAERIRLEYQQEMRQTRQQAQEIIEKATKSSEQRAEEIILEARKETEKIKQSALADIERERDRAIADVKAQVADMSVAVAEKIIRQKLDITGQEALIEQFIQEVGDRPC
- a CDS encoding AtpZ/AtpI family protein, producing MADKFTSDVVKYMLWGSSSASALVGLEVGGYFFGNYLDTHFGTDPLFKAVLMILGILFSILSLILIYLKLGKTDGK
- the wecB gene encoding UDP-N-acetylglucosamine 2-epimerase (non-hydrolyzing), coding for MELKQRKYKVMTVFGTRPEAIKMAPLVKALEKQDGVESLVVVTAQHREMLDQVVKLFDIIPDYDLDLMKHGQTLTALTTGVLTGMDEILLKEKPDLILVQGDTTTTFASALTAFYHKIRIGHIEAGLRTGQKYSPWPEEINRKLTSSLTDLHFAPTEVSRINLLREGVAPENIFVTGNTVIDALLSTVKTEYQFADIDLNKILQANKNKRMILMTTHRRENWGEPMRQIYQALETVLREFPDTYVIFPMHKNPTVRKVVGEVLGGNERVHLIEPLDYEPFVNLMAKAYLILSDSGGIQEEAPSLGKPVLVVRDTTERPEAVDSGTVLLVGTQYKKVVESIQQLLTDQDAYEKMSQAANPYGDGRSSARITQIIVEKFYDRKIFSI
- the upp gene encoding uracil phosphoribosyltransferase, translated to MGNVYISNHPLIEHKLRLIRDKNTSSKEFRDLIEEVAMLMTYEVTKDFPLEEIEVQTPLATAKAKRISGRKVVLVPILRAGLGMMDGMLKIIPNARIGHIGLCRDHETVQPVEYYFKMTSDSRERDIILIDPMLATGGSASAAIFSIKKRGARSIKLVCLIAAPEGISVVQENHPDVDIYVAAVDQCLNESAYIIPGLGDAGDRLFGTKG